A part of Oryctolagus cuniculus chromosome 4, mOryCun1.1, whole genome shotgun sequence genomic DNA contains:
- the KRTAP11-1 gene encoding keratin-associated protein 11-1 — protein sequence MSFNCSTRNCSSRPIGGRYTVPVAPAATSSTLEGDCLSSIYLPSSFQTGSWLLDHCQESSCEPTVCQPTCFQRTSCISSPAQVTCSRQTTCVSNPCSTASSRPFSFVSSGCQPVGGISSVCQPVGSISTVCQPVGGVSSVCQPTCGYSRTYQQSSCVSSCRRTC from the coding sequence ATGTCCTTCAACTGCTCCACAAGAAATTGCTCTTCCAGGCCGATCGGAGGACGGTACACTGTCCCCGTGGCCCCAGCTGCCACGTCTTCAACCCTTGAAGGCGACTGCCTGAGTAGCATCTATTTGCCCAGTTCCTTCCaaactggctcttggctcctggaccACTGTCAGGAGTCCAGCTGCGAGCCTACTGTCTGCCAGCCTACTTGTTTCCAGCGAACTTCTTGCATCTCCAGCCCTGCGCAGGTAACTTGCTCGCGGCAAACTACCTGTGTCTCCAATCCCTGCTCAACTGCCAGCAGCCGGCCATTCAGCTTTGTCTCAAGTGGCTGTCAGCCCGTGGGAGGCATCTCCAGTGTCTGCCAGCCAGTGGGCAGCATCTCGACTGTCTGCCAACCAGTGGGAGGAGTCTCTTCTGTCTGCCAACCAACCTGTGGGTACTCCCGGACGTACCAGCAGTCCTCCTGTGTGTCCAGCTGCCGAAGAACTTGCTAA